A window of Actinomycetota bacterium genomic DNA:
ATCGCAGGGATGTTTGTGTTCTTGTCGGCATCCTTGCTCTACACCGCCAAGATGGAGGTTACCGAGTGGCCCTATCTTGTGTTCCAGCACCTCTACTACGCACCGATACTCTACGCGGCTTTCATCTTCGGAAGACGTGGTGGCCTTATCGCAGCCGCCGTCGCATCGATTCCCCATACAGTGCATTCGTATATCTTGTCGCCGACCACTTCGGGCATTGACCCGAATCATACGATCGAAGTGCTGATGTACTTCGTGATCGGCGGGTTTTTTGGTGCGCTGCGGGACGTGCAGGACCAGCGCACACGCGATCTCCAGCAGCTTGGAGTCCGTCTGGAGGATGCTTACGCCAAGCTCGAGGAGCGCGCAATACAATTGATCAACGTGCAGGATTACACACAATCGATCCTTCGTTCGATAACCTCCGGGGTGGTCACCGTTGGCCCCGATGGCTCAATCACGACAATCAACCCGGCTGCCGAGCGCATGCTGGGAATCACAGAAGATGACACGGTGCCCAAACCGCTAAGCTCAGTCTTCGAGGATGACGGCGGCTTGACCGACGATGTCGGGAAGGTGCTCGCTGGCAGGATTCCCCTTGTGCTGAACGAGGCGGAACTCGTGACAAGGTCGGGCCGAACGGTCCACGTTCAGGCGGTGACATCTAGGATGCGGGCTGTCGGTGGACGAATTTTAGGCGCTGTCGTCACGATGGAGGACGTGTCGGAGATTACCGCACTGACCGAACAGCTGATCAAGGCAGATCGGCTTGCAGCGATGGGTCAGCTAACCGCGGGGGTTGCACACGAGATTCGTAATCCGCTTGGGATCATCAGGGCCTCAGTGCAGCTTCTCGAGGATCGCAAGGGTGACATCGATCAGACGCAAGAGATCGGTCATGTGATCAAGCAGGAGATAGACCGTTTGGATCGAGTGATCAAGGCACTACTAGATTTTGGGAGACCCAATCGACCGACGTTCGTTTCAGTCGACATAGAGGATGTTCTTCGGAATGTGGTCCTCTTCACTTCGCGGTTCGCGCGCGAGGCCGAAGTCCGCATAGCCGAAGACTTCCAAGGCGACATGCCCAAAGTGCTCGCTGATCCCGACCAGCTCAAACAAGTCTTCCTGAATCTGGTCACGAACTCCGTCCAGGCTATGGAGGGCCGTGGCGGGACCATCGAGATTAGAACCCTCCATGCGAATGAATTCATACACATCTTCATCACCGACACGGGGCCGGGGATCCCGCCCTCGGAAGTGGGCAGGATATTCGATCCGTTCTATTCGACTCGCGACGAGGGGACGGGACTTGGATTGACGATAGTTCATAGAATCATCGACCAGCATAATGGCCATATCGATGTAGTGAGTTCGCCCGGCGCTACGACATTCCGGGTTAGGATTCCTATCGCAGTCGAAGAGGAGCATGGGAGGAAAGATGAAGCGAACAGTACTGATCGCTGATGACGAGAAGAACATGAGGTGGGTTCTGAGCGAGGCCCTTTCTAAAGAGGGCTTCGAGGTCGTCGAGGCCACTGACGGTAAGGAAGCGCTCTCGATGGTCGCAGAGAACCCTCCGGATGTGATGATCCTCGACTATAAGATGCCTGCGCCCGATGGCATGGAGGTGTTGCGTCGGCTGAGGGCCAAGGACCACAGCTTCCCCGTGATCATGCTGACAGCACACGGCAACGTGACACAGGCTGTCGAAGCAATCAAAACCGGTGCCACCGAGTATCTCACCAAGCCCTTCGATCTCGATGAACTCAAGCTGGCCATCGACAAGTCGCTCAGGATGAGCGGCCTCGTTGCCGAGGTGCAACGTCTGCGTACAGAGTTGGATCGCGAGTACAGTATCGAGGGGATCATCGCTGCTGAGCCCAAGATGATGGAAGTCTTGGATCAAGTCCATCGAGTTGCCCCGACGAGCGCGACGGTCATGGTCTACGGCGAGTCCGGGACAGGCAAGGAGCTCATAGCGCGGGCGGTGCACGCACTCTCGGACAGGGCGTCGCGCCCATTCGTCTCGGTCAGTGCCGGAGCTCTCCCTGAGACCCTGCTCGAGAGCGAACTATTCGGCTACGAGAAAGGTGCCTTCACTGGCGCAGTCGCTGCGAAGCCAGGACGCTTCGAGATGGCCAATGGGGGAACGCTGTTCCTTGACGAGATCGGCGACATCTCCCCAGCCGTGCAGGTCAGACTGCTTCGCGTACTCCAGGAACGACAGTTCGAACGTCTCGGCGGTACACGAACTATTGAAGTCGATGTCCGCGTCATCGCAGCCACCAACAGAGACCTTCAGCAGCTGATTGCGGACGGTATCTTCCGAGAGGACCTGTTCTACCGACTATCTGTTGTACCCGTGCACCTTCCACCCTTGCGCGCTCGCATGGGGGATATTCCGATGCTCGTCGCTCACTTTCTAGAGAAGTTCAAGGCCGGCGACAAAGTCCTGTCGCAGGAGGCGATGGAAGCACTGGTCTCCTACCAATGGCCGGGAAACATCCGGGAGCTGGAGAACACTATTGAGCGGATTGTCATCCTCTCACAAGGCACCGAGATCGGTGTCGCTGATCTACCCGCCGAGGTCAGGGCCGGAGGAGTCATCCAGTGTCCTAAGTCCGGCTTCGTCCTTCCCGACGACGGACTGGACTTGGCTGAAGTCGAGTTCGATCTCATCTCACAGGCGCTCGAGCGATCGGGCAGCAATACTTCGAAGGCCGCAAAGCTCCTAGGTCTGCCCAGAAAGGCACTCGAGACCCGGATGAGCAAGCTCGGATTGGATTAGTGGGCTAGCTCGCCGCGTTGGCATAACACTTGCGCCATATACGACGTGGCAATCGAGCAGAAGGCTTCTATCATGGGCAACAACATCTTTGCTGGACTAGCAGGAGCATTCCGGAGAATGGTGCGAGTGGATGCCGATTCCAGGTCTGCGGAGTGCCCCAGCTGCGGACAAGGAATCTTCAGTGAGTGGAGATTGTGCCCACACTGCGGCTGCCTGACGAAGAAAGAGGAGAGTAATCCGCTGTCGCATGCGACAATTGACGACCTCGC
This region includes:
- a CDS encoding ATP-binding protein codes for the protein MGSEEPVSNATPREQGSPNDGRAHGVPGRAAFIIAGMFVFLSASLLYTAKMEVTEWPYLVFQHLYYAPILYAAFIFGRRGGLIAAAVASIPHTVHSYILSPTTSGIDPNHTIEVLMYFVIGGFFGALRDVQDQRTRDLQQLGVRLEDAYAKLEERAIQLINVQDYTQSILRSITSGVVTVGPDGSITTINPAAERMLGITEDDTVPKPLSSVFEDDGGLTDDVGKVLAGRIPLVLNEAELVTRSGRTVHVQAVTSRMRAVGGRILGAVVTMEDVSEITALTEQLIKADRLAAMGQLTAGVAHEIRNPLGIIRASVQLLEDRKGDIDQTQEIGHVIKQEIDRLDRVIKALLDFGRPNRPTFVSVDIEDVLRNVVLFTSRFAREAEVRIAEDFQGDMPKVLADPDQLKQVFLNLVTNSVQAMEGRGGTIEIRTLHANEFIHIFITDTGPGIPPSEVGRIFDPFYSTRDEGTGLGLTIVHRIIDQHNGHIDVVSSPGATTFRVRIPIAVEEEHGRKDEANSTDR
- a CDS encoding sigma-54 dependent transcriptional regulator, which codes for MKRTVLIADDEKNMRWVLSEALSKEGFEVVEATDGKEALSMVAENPPDVMILDYKMPAPDGMEVLRRLRAKDHSFPVIMLTAHGNVTQAVEAIKTGATEYLTKPFDLDELKLAIDKSLRMSGLVAEVQRLRTELDREYSIEGIIAAEPKMMEVLDQVHRVAPTSATVMVYGESGTGKELIARAVHALSDRASRPFVSVSAGALPETLLESELFGYEKGAFTGAVAAKPGRFEMANGGTLFLDEIGDISPAVQVRLLRVLQERQFERLGGTRTIEVDVRVIAATNRDLQQLIADGIFREDLFYRLSVVPVHLPPLRARMGDIPMLVAHFLEKFKAGDKVLSQEAMEALVSYQWPGNIRELENTIERIVILSQGTEIGVADLPAEVRAGGVIQCPKSGFVLPDDGLDLAEVEFDLISQALERSGSNTSKAAKLLGLPRKALETRMSKLGLD